One genomic region from Sphingobacterium multivorum encodes:
- a CDS encoding retropepsin-like aspartic protease, protein MKYLQIKRSFLLGLYVLAGCYCHAQTKNIFGEKLFQTFQQKDTTLIVAELASNFSIAGHTDAGAKFRLNQIIKNYPVSKIEVITEKKTAKGTLLQLNVTAETDKKSNTEALLDKSGKLVRLSLFDQLYGMQRKEKAQLRATIPFENKNGSIYLQVKINGYEKPLRLLFDTGADGMAVHQQLADAIGLKVTRENNASVVGGNTKIQVSDNNSILLDTLKLNGQGIAIFPEMGKEGDGIIGNTLIRQFITHIDYDKNIISLYDFGDFQYKDKGTTVPITMPAGVMILPGQLEIIQGKAYTGHFVFDTGASYDLICFRPFVRQNKLLVSGFKPEAQAATVSMGVSSPTFSGNSFQFAISKLPAISGLPITLMGGSSANEQWQPGFDGSIGVRLLSRYNMTINLANNEVYFSPNKLHTAPQDFLVKHHQFGWDNAGQLKALGIIGALENPDGLKAGTIIQRIDNYTEDQLKKKPMLIEEIRLKAKEQPILITVADNKIITI, encoded by the coding sequence ATGAAATATCTTCAAATTAAAAGGTCATTTTTGCTCGGTTTATATGTATTGGCAGGATGCTATTGTCATGCCCAAACCAAAAACATATTCGGCGAAAAACTGTTCCAAACTTTCCAACAGAAAGACACCACATTAATTGTGGCTGAACTGGCTTCAAATTTCTCCATAGCAGGACACACCGATGCTGGCGCCAAGTTTCGGTTAAACCAGATTATCAAAAATTATCCTGTTTCAAAAATTGAGGTTATAACAGAAAAAAAAACAGCAAAGGGAACACTCTTACAATTAAACGTTACAGCTGAGACGGATAAAAAGTCCAATACTGAGGCCTTACTCGATAAATCCGGCAAGTTAGTGCGCCTTTCCTTATTTGACCAACTTTATGGTATGCAACGTAAGGAAAAAGCACAATTACGGGCAACTATTCCTTTCGAAAACAAAAATGGATCCATCTATCTCCAGGTCAAAATCAATGGCTACGAAAAACCATTACGACTATTGTTTGATACTGGAGCGGACGGCATGGCTGTACACCAACAATTAGCCGATGCTATTGGCCTAAAGGTCACAAGAGAGAATAATGCTTCCGTGGTTGGTGGCAATACCAAAATTCAAGTATCGGACAATAACAGCATTCTTTTAGATACCTTAAAATTAAACGGACAGGGTATTGCCATATTCCCAGAAATGGGTAAAGAAGGCGATGGTATCATTGGTAATACCTTGATTCGCCAATTTATTACCCACATCGATTACGACAAAAACATTATCTCATTATATGATTTTGGCGATTTTCAATATAAAGACAAAGGAACTACCGTTCCGATTACAATGCCCGCGGGAGTGATGATTCTTCCCGGTCAACTCGAAATTATACAGGGCAAAGCGTATACCGGACATTTTGTTTTCGATACCGGAGCATCCTATGATCTGATCTGTTTCCGTCCCTTTGTACGCCAAAATAAACTACTTGTTAGTGGATTTAAGCCAGAAGCTCAAGCAGCAACCGTAAGTATGGGAGTTTCTTCACCCACCTTCTCCGGCAACAGCTTTCAATTTGCGATTTCAAAACTTCCAGCCATATCGGGCTTACCAATAACCTTAATGGGCGGTAGCTCCGCAAACGAGCAATGGCAACCAGGTTTTGATGGATCCATTGGCGTTCGTTTACTGAGTAGATACAATATGACCATCAATCTAGCAAATAATGAGGTCTATTTTTCACCGAATAAACTACATACCGCCCCGCAAGACTTTCTGGTAAAACACCATCAATTTGGATGGGACAATGCTGGTCAACTGAAAGCTTTAGGAATAATAGGTGCCCTTGAAAATCCCGACGGCTTAAAAGCAGGGACCATAATTCAAAGGATCGACAATTACA
- a CDS encoding PKD-like family lipoprotein, whose product MKNISYSIISFLMACMFLGGCKKDLGNYNYSQINELDTITELPNEVTALVGKDLLLTPKIQFTQDSKFIEDNYQYQWTYIGPNGLGGQEIFSLSEEKNLNIKMNLVAGSYLAYFSVTDKQTGIKYTHPFKLKVVNEINEGWIMMNEANGKARVDMLVLNSNNTFDLYNDVLAYTGSELKLTGKPVMTYTYSTGLLLGPDKISYGLYFGTTTGTTKVDPNTFKWTNTMGLSYEMIGTIPAGFYADVIQQRNGSSSYLIGGGNAYFYDRALNIFYSSPINYIAAEEKSFEVAPFIGGRHTDVSNPVTLYDKTNRRFVRHVSTASTCTTLIDPDKDLKLFSFKTGLDMVYMRWMAYNGGEIFAILKEPNGSKKYLARFNAVSTAQTYYNEITGTDIDKAEFFAFNPEFGYLFYSAGGKIYEYDMTYKTSKLMVDLGDKKVSYLNFYEFKNSTKYTSGNKLMVGFYDPNKADGTEGSLNIYTVPGLNANIVLDKSYTGFGRLKNLTYRER is encoded by the coding sequence ATGAAAAATATCTCATATTCAATTATTAGCTTCCTGATGGCATGTATGTTCCTTGGGGGCTGTAAAAAAGATCTTGGAAATTACAATTATTCACAAATAAATGAATTGGATACGATTACAGAACTGCCCAATGAAGTCACTGCCCTTGTCGGTAAAGACCTACTATTGACACCCAAGATACAATTTACGCAAGACAGCAAGTTTATTGAAGATAATTACCAATACCAGTGGACTTACATTGGCCCCAACGGTCTGGGAGGGCAGGAGATATTCTCCCTAAGTGAAGAAAAAAATCTGAATATTAAAATGAATCTCGTTGCAGGAAGCTATTTAGCTTATTTTTCGGTCACAGACAAACAGACCGGAATAAAATATACACATCCTTTTAAACTTAAAGTGGTCAACGAAATCAATGAAGGCTGGATTATGATGAACGAGGCCAATGGAAAGGCCAGAGTTGATATGCTCGTATTAAATTCCAACAATACTTTTGACTTGTACAATGATGTTTTAGCCTATACCGGATCTGAGCTGAAATTAACCGGCAAACCTGTTATGACCTATACCTATTCGACAGGATTATTACTCGGACCAGACAAGATCAGTTACGGACTATATTTTGGCACAACCACCGGAACAACAAAAGTAGACCCCAACACCTTTAAATGGACAAATACCATGGGTCTATCTTATGAAATGATTGGTACAATTCCGGCCGGATTTTATGCTGACGTCATCCAACAAAGAAATGGTTCATCTTCCTATTTAATAGGTGGTGGAAACGCTTACTTTTATGATCGGGCATTGAATATATTCTACTCATCCCCGATTAATTACATCGCAGCTGAAGAAAAAAGTTTTGAGGTAGCTCCTTTTATAGGAGGACGACATACAGATGTTTCCAATCCGGTTACATTATATGATAAAACCAATCGAAGATTTGTGCGCCATGTATCTACCGCTTCAACTTGTACCACACTTATCGACCCGGACAAGGATCTCAAGTTATTCAGTTTTAAAACAGGACTGGATATGGTATACATGCGTTGGATGGCATACAACGGTGGTGAGATCTTCGCTATCCTAAAAGAGCCTAATGGGTCAAAAAAATACCTCGCAAGGTTCAACGCTGTCAGCACGGCACAGACTTACTATAATGAAATCACCGGCACAGACATCGATAAAGCAGAATTCTTTGCATTCAATCCTGAATTTGGCTACCTGTTTTATAGTGCTGGAGGTAAAATTTATGAATACGATATGACTTATAAAACTTCCAAATTGATGGTCGATCTAGGAGATAAAAAAGTAAGCTATCTGAATTTTTATGAATTCAAGAATTCCACAAAATATACCAGTGGAAATAAACTCATGGTAGGATTTTATGACCCTAACAAGGCAGACGGTACCGAAGGGAGCTTAAATATTTATACCGTCCCAGGGCTGAATGCAAATATTGTGCTGGATAAATCCTATACAGGTTTTGGTCGACTCAAAAATTTAACTTATCGCGAACGCTAA
- a CDS encoding DUF4843 domain-containing protein has translation MKNIYYLFLACATITCLFSCEKELQKYEGKPTVYFNETARPLAYSSEVLKDSTVISFSLTKGTTVDSLVHMVIATIGGAVDYDRPYKIVSNSSSTAIESKHYELITKDFSIKKNQLRDTIWLRFLRTPDMKDQTFLLSFDLLENENFSVDMQFKTTNQTTGQKLNFINYRWFINDITKRPARWLDFYLGTFSRTKLNLMVEILNVDPQYMDTNISIAETLAYGKFMQRYLNEQKAAGNLILDEDGQPMNMGSATQ, from the coding sequence ATGAAAAATATATATTATCTATTCCTCGCCTGTGCAACTATTACTTGCCTCTTTTCATGTGAAAAAGAACTCCAAAAGTATGAAGGAAAACCTACCGTTTATTTTAATGAAACGGCCCGGCCCCTTGCCTATTCCTCAGAAGTCCTTAAAGATTCTACTGTTATTTCTTTCAGCCTGACGAAAGGAACAACCGTTGACTCCCTTGTGCATATGGTCATTGCCACAATAGGAGGTGCCGTGGATTACGACCGACCGTACAAAATAGTTTCAAATTCATCCTCTACTGCAATCGAGAGTAAGCATTATGAACTTATCACCAAAGATTTTTCCATCAAAAAGAATCAGCTTCGGGATACTATATGGCTCAGATTCCTGAGGACTCCTGATATGAAAGACCAAACTTTCTTACTCAGTTTTGACCTCCTTGAAAACGAAAATTTTTCGGTCGATATGCAGTTTAAAACTACCAACCAGACTACGGGTCAAAAGCTGAATTTTATCAATTACAGATGGTTTATTAACGATATAACAAAAAGGCCTGCCCGTTGGTTGGACTTCTATCTCGGAACATTTTCCCGTACAAAGCTCAACTTAATGGTTGAAATCCTTAATGTCGATCCACAATATATGGATACCAATATTTCAATTGCTGAAACATTGGCCTATGGCAAATTTATGCAACGGTATCTGAATGAGCAGAAAGCAGCTGGCAACCTCATCTTAGACGAAGACGGCCAACCAATGAATATGGGAAGTGCCACGCAATAG
- a CDS encoding RagB/SusD family nutrient uptake outer membrane protein yields MEKQNPDRIFSTEMLFGVMNSQLYNRYLNWFDPSISERQILAPTPSRLTTVYENNENDYRYNLNWQMPSNGSKPYKTFLKYADVVDKTKTFRFSIPLLKISEIYYIAAECEPNSADGIALLNIVRANRGLLPLATTANISTELQKEYQKDLFGEGQLFYYYKRRNVTSVANGSATSGNVTINYNVPLPDSESIYRQ; encoded by the coding sequence GTGGAAAAACAAAATCCCGATCGCATATTCTCAACAGAAATGTTATTTGGCGTGATGAATTCCCAGCTTTATAATCGTTACCTGAATTGGTTCGATCCCTCCATTAGCGAAAGACAAATATTAGCTCCAACGCCAAGTCGCTTAACCACCGTATACGAAAATAATGAAAATGATTATCGATACAATTTAAACTGGCAGATGCCTTCCAATGGATCCAAACCCTATAAAACTTTTCTTAAATATGCAGATGTCGTGGATAAGACCAAAACTTTTCGGTTCAGCATTCCTTTGCTCAAAATAAGTGAAATCTATTACATCGCGGCAGAATGCGAGCCCAATAGTGCTGACGGGATAGCGTTGCTCAATATAGTACGTGCCAACCGAGGCTTACTACCATTGGCAACAACGGCAAACATTTCAACCGAGCTCCAAAAAGAGTATCAAAAGGACTTATTCGGAGAAGGGCAGCTTTTTTATTACTACAAGCGGAGAAACGTAACATCTGTAGCCAACGGCTCAGCAACAAGTGGTAATGTAACGATAAACTACAACGTTCCCCTTCCAGATTCTGAATCTATTTATAGACAATAA
- a CDS encoding RagB/SusD family nutrient uptake outer membrane protein — translation MKRTIKLLLILLTALTFFSCKKFLDVQPEDKVSESQLYSTKNGIRSVLNGIYLDLAANQLYGDNLTLSTIEILGQRYNISSEHNQYKTSTYAYKDKPTVNQMENIWSTAYSTILNINVFLENLDKYKGVLDQSTENGYRGEAIAMRAFLHFDLLRLYGPRYSTVDSTKQSLPYYKNSKTEVNPLLPANQFMDIVLADLNIAETLLQNDPIITTGVNVSKPEDLVDFQNNNRNYRLNYYAVKGLKARAYLYRGDKTDALAMAKKS, via the coding sequence ATGAAACGCACTATAAAATTACTCCTAATTCTGCTAACAGCCTTGACTTTTTTCTCTTGCAAAAAATTTTTAGATGTCCAGCCAGAAGATAAAGTCTCGGAATCTCAGTTATACAGTACCAAAAATGGTATCAGGTCCGTACTCAATGGTATTTACCTAGATCTTGCAGCAAATCAATTATATGGAGATAACCTGACACTTTCCACAATCGAAATCCTCGGCCAGCGCTACAATATCAGTTCTGAGCACAATCAGTATAAGACTTCAACTTATGCGTACAAAGACAAACCAACGGTAAACCAAATGGAAAATATCTGGTCTACAGCATATTCAACAATCCTGAATATTAATGTGTTCTTGGAAAATCTTGATAAATACAAAGGTGTTTTGGATCAATCCACAGAAAATGGCTATCGAGGAGAAGCTATCGCCATGCGTGCATTTCTGCATTTCGATCTGTTACGCTTATATGGTCCACGATATTCGACTGTTGATTCTACAAAGCAGAGCTTACCTTATTATAAAAACAGTAAAACTGAAGTAAATCCTTTATTACCTGCCAATCAATTTATGGATATCGTATTGGCCGATTTAAACATTGCTGAAACCTTACTTCAAAACGATCCTATTATCACGACGGGCGTGAACGTTTCCAAGCCAGAAGATCTCGTCGATTTTCAAAACAATAACAGAAATTACCGGCTTAATTATTATGCCGTAAAAGGCCTCAAGGCGCGAGCTTATCTCTATCGTGGTGACAAAACCGATGCTTTAGCAATGGCTAAGAAGTCATAG
- a CDS encoding SusC/RagA family TonB-linked outer membrane protein, which yields MQNNRKATPSVPWDNHVQISVNSNAITWPRAFVKSSNDNTLHTVFTRKNKLRFHLVSALLTVSLLQLYGTTNAQRISINSNKSSIKQVFQQLEKQSGYSFFYKDVVLEKIKDNGVKFENGTLQQALDAILKPNGLDYEIVNKTVVIKPAPKKGLNNSIVSRIQQQYITGKVIDENGKPVEGASIRQKNDDRKSVKTNTDGVFNLPITALNEMFIVSFIGYESQEIKVTLSVNSMFVKLRRKDNTIEEVVVTGTGINRNKDSFTGTTTKFSGAELKAVSNNNIIQSLKTLDPSFLQIENNLAGSNPNVMPVIEVRGKSSIPSSTLTDQFGADPNQPLFVLDGFPTTIQTIVDLDMNRVASVTILKDAASTALYGSQASNGVVVIETIKPKPGELQFTYTQDFRFEIPDLSAYNMMNATEKLEFERLSGRYNSSSSPTQQVYLDSLYNQHLSFVKKGVDSYWLSEPLQNGFSTNNSINAAGGDETFIYNLGLNYRAGKGAMIGSGRDSYSGSINLTYRKNKVNINNITYIRGNKTTESQYGSFSTWVNTNPYYEKNSEQPYLEISRKSNSSVDFYIANPLYDALLPQYNKSKNLEVQNNFNANYDITSYLRANAALQITKGTTEGKIYKSPEMSDFFDTPTLRKGKYTDSRNSNFSYQGNFMLTFYKTFAQKHQLNANWRNTIAENKNDSYQTVAEGFPAGSTGNPRFAYSYLLDGAPLASSSTYRSVNTTLSANYSYDNRYLFDIVYRLDGSTAYGSNKQFSPYYAVGLGWNIHKESFAKRMPWINSLRLTGNMGITGNQNFANISSISLYNYTSANYNQFGQGVTLNMLGNPNLEPQKTQQISTSLDFSLFKNRFTGYINAYTKRTDPLIVPVDLPSSTGVFSYPYNIGSLTYKGLETKLTIYPIYNLEKGITWNIGLTAASYKSQYGGFGDILRTLNKQQETSKSLIRYIDGNSAEAIWAIKSLGIDPTTGKEVFSTKDGQYTFDYSAADVANVGNTAPKVEGVISTNLRIRGFTLGLGLRYRLGGDIFNTALFDKVENINFINVVNNQDKRALYDRWQQPGDIAQFKAISQTATTPISSRFVQSLNTLSSETLNIGYLFDKGPWLESMRLKALSVNLMANDFLYFSTVKRERGITYPYARTFAFSFRASF from the coding sequence ATGCAAAACAACAGGAAGGCCACACCTTCGGTCCCATGGGACAACCATGTCCAAATCTCAGTAAACTCAAACGCCATCACCTGGCCTCGGGCTTTTGTGAAGAGTAGTAATGACAACACATTGCACACCGTATTTACCCGAAAAAACAAGCTGCGCTTTCACCTTGTTTCGGCGCTTTTGACGGTCAGTCTCCTGCAGCTTTATGGAACAACAAATGCACAGCGCATTTCTATTAACTCAAACAAATCGTCCATCAAACAAGTTTTCCAACAACTGGAAAAACAATCTGGCTATAGTTTTTTCTATAAAGACGTTGTACTCGAAAAGATCAAAGATAACGGTGTTAAATTTGAAAATGGGACCCTACAACAGGCACTGGATGCCATTCTAAAACCGAATGGTCTCGACTATGAGATTGTTAATAAGACCGTGGTGATTAAACCTGCGCCAAAAAAGGGTCTGAATAATAGCATAGTGAGCCGGATCCAGCAACAGTATATCACTGGAAAGGTAATAGATGAAAACGGGAAACCCGTTGAAGGGGCATCCATACGCCAAAAAAATGATGATAGAAAATCAGTTAAAACCAATACAGATGGCGTCTTCAATCTGCCAATCACTGCATTGAATGAAATGTTCATTGTCTCCTTCATTGGTTACGAAAGCCAAGAAATAAAAGTAACACTATCGGTCAATAGCATGTTTGTAAAACTTCGCAGGAAGGATAATACAATCGAAGAGGTTGTTGTTACAGGAACAGGAATCAATAGAAATAAAGACAGCTTTACAGGTACAACCACAAAATTCTCTGGTGCTGAATTAAAAGCAGTGAGCAACAACAATATTATTCAAAGTTTGAAGACATTGGATCCTTCTTTTTTGCAAATTGAAAACAATTTGGCAGGATCAAATCCAAACGTCATGCCAGTGATTGAAGTTCGCGGTAAGAGCAGTATCCCTAGCTCCACGTTAACGGACCAGTTTGGCGCTGATCCCAATCAGCCGCTATTTGTATTGGATGGATTCCCAACAACAATACAGACTATTGTTGACCTTGACATGAATCGCGTCGCATCAGTAACCATACTTAAAGATGCTGCATCAACGGCACTATATGGTTCACAAGCATCAAACGGTGTTGTGGTCATAGAGACAATCAAACCCAAACCTGGCGAATTGCAGTTTACATACACACAAGATTTTAGGTTCGAAATACCCGATTTATCAGCCTACAATATGATGAATGCGACTGAAAAATTGGAATTTGAAAGACTGTCGGGACGTTACAACTCATCATCAAGTCCCACACAACAGGTCTACCTGGATAGCCTTTATAATCAACACCTTTCATTTGTAAAGAAAGGTGTTGATAGTTACTGGTTAAGTGAACCACTACAAAATGGTTTCTCGACCAATAACTCGATCAATGCCGCTGGTGGAGACGAAACTTTTATCTACAACCTGGGCCTAAACTATCGGGCAGGAAAAGGAGCCATGATTGGCTCCGGAAGGGATAGCTATAGTGGTAGTATCAACCTAACGTATCGAAAAAACAAGGTAAATATTAACAATATTACCTATATCAGAGGTAACAAGACAACCGAATCCCAATATGGCTCATTCTCTACCTGGGTAAATACAAATCCATATTATGAAAAAAATTCGGAACAGCCCTATTTAGAAATTAGTCGAAAATCCAATTCCTCAGTTGATTTTTATATCGCTAATCCATTATATGATGCTTTGCTGCCACAATATAATAAATCCAAAAATTTGGAGGTACAAAATAACTTTAATGCCAACTATGATATCACAAGTTACCTAAGAGCAAATGCGGCGTTACAAATTACGAAGGGGACAACAGAAGGAAAAATCTATAAGTCACCCGAGATGAGTGATTTCTTTGATACGCCAACTTTACGGAAAGGAAAATATACAGACAGCAGGAATAGCAATTTTTCCTACCAAGGAAATTTTATGTTAACCTTTTATAAAACATTCGCGCAAAAGCATCAATTAAATGCCAACTGGCGTAATACCATCGCTGAAAATAAAAACGACTCGTATCAAACTGTCGCGGAAGGATTTCCTGCAGGAAGCACCGGTAACCCACGTTTTGCTTATAGCTACCTCTTAGATGGTGCTCCTCTCGCATCAAGTAGCACCTATCGTTCGGTCAATACAACACTAAGCGCGAATTATTCTTATGATAACCGCTACCTATTTGACATCGTATACAGGCTCGACGGATCAACGGCCTACGGAAGTAATAAGCAATTCTCTCCCTATTATGCCGTAGGGTTAGGTTGGAATATTCATAAAGAATCATTTGCTAAGCGAATGCCCTGGATTAACTCCTTACGGCTAACAGGAAATATGGGTATAACAGGGAATCAGAATTTCGCTAATATTAGCTCAATTTCTTTATACAACTATACCAGTGCTAATTACAACCAATTCGGCCAGGGTGTAACACTTAACATGCTGGGCAATCCCAATTTAGAACCCCAAAAGACACAGCAGATCAGCACCTCTTTAGATTTCAGTTTGTTCAAAAACCGTTTCACGGGTTATATTAATGCATATACCAAGAGAACAGATCCGTTAATTGTTCCGGTAGACTTACCATCCTCTACCGGCGTATTTTCCTATCCCTATAACATTGGTAGTCTAACCTATAAAGGACTGGAGACTAAACTTACAATTTATCCGATTTATAATCTTGAAAAAGGAATCACATGGAATATTGGGCTTACCGCCGCAAGCTATAAGAGTCAATATGGCGGATTTGGCGACATTCTGAGAACTCTCAACAAACAGCAGGAAACATCCAAATCCTTAATCAGATATATCGATGGAAATAGCGCTGAAGCCATTTGGGCGATTAAATCTCTAGGGATTGATCCGACCACGGGAAAAGAAGTTTTCTCGACTAAAGATGGACAATACACTTTTGATTATAGCGCTGCTGACGTAGCCAATGTTGGAAATACAGCACCTAAAGTGGAGGGAGTAATTTCCACGAACCTTCGAATCAGAGGATTTACACTCGGACTTGGCCTACGCTATAGATTAGGTGGCGATATCTTCAATACAGCATTATTTGATAAAGTAGAGAATATTAACTTCATCAACGTTGTAAACAACCAGGACAAACGTGCATTATACGATCGGTGGCAACAACCAGGAGATATTGCCCAATTTAAAGCGATCTCCCAAACGGCAACTACACCTATATCGTCACGATTTGTCCAATCGCTAAACACACTAAGCAGCGAAACCTTAAATATTGGCTATCTATTTGACAAAGGCCCTTGGCTGGAGAGCATGAGGCTAAAAGCATTATCTGTCAACCTAATGGCAAATGACTTCTTATATTTCTCCACCGTCAAAAGAGAGCGTGGTATAACCTACCCTTATGCTAGAACTTTCGCCTTCTCTTTCAGAGCATCATTTTAA
- a CDS encoding FecR family protein, whose product MKVPNTLQKLIGKYLLGFENKAEYDNLKKWFDESDAQSTPNDSDIQAGQLRVLQRLNRNQVFYAPRTFSQKYKYGARIAASITIALGFAMGYYYYQYAVFDKIAPQQLASIRPVQENVQLTFEDGAVVILNNQGKATQAIEGVQEIKNGELIYHDNANHIVQNTLSTPRGQLFKIVLPDGTKVWMNANSSLRYPSKFIGPERLVELHGEAYFEVSKNPEQPFIVKTTEQQIKVLGTHFNINAYDNDMTIQTTLVEGKVEVLHQQQKMILMPNQQAISTGSALSKKNVDAAEYITWREGYFTFHNATANEIMQQLARWYDLNVRPDDSEINERFSGKINKQMNLQEILTVLQSAGLNFDIVQNKNQQKTILLKN is encoded by the coding sequence ATGAAAGTACCTAATACGCTGCAAAAACTAATCGGAAAATATCTATTGGGCTTCGAAAATAAAGCGGAATATGATAACCTAAAAAAATGGTTTGATGAATCCGATGCACAAAGCACGCCTAATGACAGCGACATTCAAGCAGGTCAACTTCGTGTCTTACAGCGTCTAAATAGAAATCAGGTATTTTATGCGCCTCGTACATTTAGTCAAAAGTATAAATATGGAGCCCGTATTGCGGCATCCATCACCATTGCGCTTGGTTTTGCTATGGGCTATTACTATTACCAATATGCTGTCTTCGACAAAATAGCTCCTCAACAACTCGCCTCAATCCGACCAGTTCAGGAAAATGTACAGCTTACTTTTGAAGATGGAGCAGTCGTCATACTCAATAACCAAGGTAAAGCTACCCAAGCCATTGAAGGCGTTCAGGAAATTAAAAACGGAGAACTTATCTATCATGACAATGCAAATCACATCGTTCAAAATACGCTTTCAACACCTCGGGGTCAACTATTTAAAATTGTACTTCCCGATGGGACCAAAGTATGGATGAATGCGAATAGCTCCCTGAGATACCCCTCGAAATTCATAGGCCCAGAGCGTTTAGTTGAATTACATGGAGAAGCGTATTTTGAAGTTAGCAAAAATCCGGAACAACCCTTTATCGTAAAAACAACAGAGCAGCAAATTAAAGTTTTGGGCACACATTTCAATATCAATGCCTACGATAATGATATGACAATCCAGACAACACTCGTTGAAGGAAAGGTCGAAGTATTACATCAGCAACAGAAAATGATCCTAATGCCGAATCAACAGGCTATTTCTACAGGATCAGCACTTAGTAAGAAAAATGTGGATGCCGCCGAATATATAACCTGGCGTGAAGGTTATTTTACCTTCCACAATGCCACAGCAAATGAAATCATGCAACAGTTGGCAAGGTGGTATGATCTCAATGTCCGTCCTGACGACTCCGAAATAAACGAACGATTCAGTGGAAAGATCAATAAACAGATGAATTTGCAGGAAATCCTAACCGTTCTGCAATCTGCTGGATTGAATTTCGACATCGTGCAGAATAAAAATCAACAAAAAACAATCCTACTGAAGAACTAA
- a CDS encoding RNA polymerase sigma factor: protein MDSTIALWLKQIAEGDRTAFDALYNHFWKAIYQYVYPKTKNTEATEDILHDLFLSIWKNRSRLQEINNIESYLKTGARYLTFSYFNKNSEQHRMDIDKVDIILDDAPIEDRLHYRYLLDLIQEEIQNLPERCRIIFNESRVNHKSINQIALEYGLSKSTVENQINKALKRLRLVTKDFHTFLSFF from the coding sequence ATGGATAGTACAATTGCACTTTGGCTAAAACAAATCGCAGAAGGCGACCGAACTGCATTCGATGCACTATACAATCATTTCTGGAAAGCAATATACCAATACGTCTATCCCAAAACTAAAAATACCGAAGCAACCGAAGATATTCTACATGACCTATTCTTGAGTATCTGGAAAAATAGGAGTAGATTGCAAGAAATCAACAATATCGAATCCTACCTCAAAACTGGCGCACGCTACCTAACCTTCTCCTACTTCAATAAAAATAGCGAACAGCATAGGATGGATATCGATAAGGTAGACATCATCCTCGATGATGCGCCAATCGAAGATCGCTTACATTACCGCTATTTATTGGACCTCATTCAAGAAGAAATACAAAATCTTCCCGAACGTTGCAGAATTATTTTCAATGAAAGCCGTGTCAACCACAAATCCATCAACCAGATAGCCCTTGAATACGGCTTATCAAAAAGTACGGTTGAGAATCAAATAAACAAAGCGCTCAAGCGTTTACGCCTAGTTACCAAAGACTTCCACACCTTTCTCTCATTTTTTTAA